The genomic segment CCGCCCGCCGCCGGACCCGCGCCGGAGCCGGAGGCGAACCGCAGGGCGTGCCGCAGTTGCCGGTGCGAGAGGTCGAGGGCCACCGGCCGCGCGCCCTGTGCCGCCAGCCACCGGGAGCACTGGGCCGCGCCGGCGCCGATCTCCAGTACCTCCCGGCCCCGGAGCCCGGCGGCCGGTCCCAGCAGGGCGGCCTCGGCCTCGTCCAGGCCCTCCGGGCCCCAGACGAAACGGTCGTCGCCGAGGAAGGCCCCGTGCTCGTCCTGGTAGTCGTCGGCGTTCCGGTCCCACCAGCCGCGGCTCGCCCGGCTGCTCTCCGCCTCACCGGTGGCGCGCCGTGTCGCCGTCGCTTCCGGTCCGTCCTCTTGGTTCATCGCGCCCGTCGTCGTAGTCTTCCGTCCAACCCGCTGCCACGCGGTGCCGGCGGCTCCCGTCGGGGCCGTGCGGGCGCGTGTGGTGCGGTTCTGCCGTGAGCGGATATCTGCCGGGTTTGGGAGTTTCCACCCATCCTGCGCTCTTCGTGCATTGACCCTGTCCGGCTGCCCCCGTATGCTACAAGTTGCGCTGCGGGCCTGCGCGCCTCAGACAGAGCAGGTCGCGCTCGCATCTGTTGCATGTCCCCTCGGTCGTCGGGACGCCGGTTCTTCCCCAGGAAGTAGGGCGTTCCAGGGCTGTCCGGCTTCGGCGGTGCGATACGGGTTCTCGGCGTAGCAGTATCTACGACACCATGTCCGTACCGGAGCCCTTTCCCACATGACGAGCAGCACCGAGGCAACCCGCACCACCCCGCAGGTGGCGGTCAACGACATCGGTTCCGAGGAAGAATTCCTCGCCGCGATCGATGAGACGATCAAGTACTTCAACGACGGCGACATCGTCGACGGCGTGATCGTGAAGGTCGACCGGGACGAGGTCCTGCTCGACATCGGTTACAAGACCGAAGGCGTCATCCCCTCCCGCGAGCTCTCGATCAAGCACGACGTCGACCCGAACGAGGTCGTGGCCGTCGGTGACGAGATCGAGGCCCTGGTTCTCCAGAAGGAGGACAAGGAAGGCCGCCTGATCCTGTCGAAGAAGCGCGCCCAGTACGAGCGCGCCTGGGGGACGATCGAGAAGATCAAGGAAGAGGACGGGATCGTCACCGGTACGGTCATCGAGGTCGTCAAGGGTGGTCTCATCCTCGACATCGGCCTCCGTGGCTTCCTCCCGGCGTCCCTCGTCGAGATGCGCCGCGTCCGCGACCTCCAGCCCTACGTGGGCAAGGAGCTCGAGGCGAAGATCATCGAGCTGGACAAGAACCGCAACAACGTGGTCCTGTCCCGCCGTGCCTGGCTGGAGCAGACGCAGAGCGAGGTCCGCCAGACCTTCCTCACCACCCTGCAGAAGGGCCAGGTGCGCTCCGGCGTCGTCTCCTCGATCGTCAACTTCGGCGCCTTCGTGGACCTCGGCGGCGTCGACGGTCTGGTCCACGTCTCCGAGCTGTCCTGGAAGCACATCGACCACCCCTCCGAGGTCGTCGAGGTCGGCCAGGAGGTCACGGTCGAGGTCCTGGACGTCGACATGGACCGCGAGCGCGTCTCCCTGTCGCTGAAGGCGACCCAGGAAGACCCGTGGCAGCAGTTCGCCCGGACCCACCAGATCGGCCAGGTCGTCCCCGGCAAGGTCACCAAGCTCGTCCCGTTCGGCGCGTTCGTCCGCGTCGACGAGGGCATCGAGGGCCTGGTGCACATCTCCGAGCTGGCCGAGCGCCACGTGGAGATTCCGGAGCAGGTCGTCCAGGTCAACGACGAGATCTTCGTCAAGGTCATCGACATCGACCTCGAGCGCCGCCGCATCAGCCTCTCGCTGAAGCAGGCCAACGAGGCCTTCGGTGCCGACCCGACGGCGGTCGAGTTCGACCCGACCCTGTACGGCATGGCCGCGTCCTACGACGACCAGGGCAACTACATCTACCCCGAGGGCTTCGACCCGGAGGCCAACGACTGGCTGCCGGGTTACGAGAAGCAGCGCGAGGAGTGGGAGCGCCAGTACGCCGAGGCGCAGCAGCGCTTCGAGCAGCACCAGGCGCAGGTCGTCAAGTCCCGCGAGGCCGACGAGCAGGCCGCGGCCGAGGGCGCTGCCGCCCCGGCCCCGGGTGCCGGCGCGGGTACCGGCGGTGGCGGTGCGGCCGGTGGCGGTTCGTACTCCTCCGAGTCCGCGGACAACTCCGGCGCCCTGGCGTCGGACGAGGCGCTGGCGGCGCTCCGCGAGAAGCTGGCCGGCGGACAGAGCTGACGCCCGGTCAACCAGGTCGTCCCGGCCGGCAGGCCGGACAGCCGAACGGCGAGGCCCGTTCCCCTTCGGGGGAGCGGGCCTCGCCGCGTCCGGCCCGGAGGTGTCCGGCGCCCGGCCGGGGCGGGTCCGGGCCCGTCCGGGGGAATGCGGGTACCGCGGCCGGTGTTGACCGCACAGGAACGAGGAGGAACGGACTGTGCAGGATCCCCAGAGTTTGTACACGTGGGACCCGGACGGGCTCCCGGCCGCCGACGCGCTCAACACCCGGGACTCGGCCGGGCTGACGATGCTGTACCACTTCGAGGGGTACATCGACGCGGGCGACACCGGCGACCAGATCGTGGAGCGGCTGCTCGACGGCCTGCCCCGGCAGACCGTGGCCCGGTTCGACGCCGACCGGCTCATCGACTACCGCGCCCGGCGCCCTCTGCTCACCTTCGAGCGCGACCGCTGGACCGCCTACGACACGCCGAAGCTGGCGCTGTACCTGGTGCGGGACGCCACCGCCGCGCCGTTCCTGCTGCTCGCCGGCCCCGAACCGGACGTCGAGTGGGAGCGGTTCGCCGCGGCCGTCCGGCAGATCGTCGAACGTCTCGGCGTCCGGCTCTCGGTGAACTTCCACGGCATACCCATGGGCGTGCCGCACACCCGGCCCGTCGGCATCACCCCGCACGGCAACCGGGTGGACCTGGTGCCGGGCCACGGCGGGCTGTTCGAGGAGGCGCAGGTGCCCGGGAGCGCCGAGGCGCTGGTCGAGTTCCGGCTCGCGCAGGCCGGTCACGACGTGCTGGGCGTCGCCGCCCACGTACCGCACTACCTGGCCCGTTCGCCCTACCCCGACGCGGCGCTCACCGTGCTGGAGGCCGTCACGGCGGCCACCGGACTGGTGCTGCCCGGGGTGGCGCACGCGCTCCGCAGCGAGGCGCACCGCACCCAGGCCGAGATCGAACGCCAGCTCGGGCAGGGGGACGAGGAACTGGTGGCGCTCGTCCAGGGGCTGGAGCACCAGTACGACGCCGCCGCCGGGGGCGAGACCCGCGGCAACCTCGTCGCCGAGGCGACCCCGCTGCCGTCGGCGGAGGAACTGGCCGGGGAGTTCGAACGCTTTCTCGCCGAGCGTGAGGGGAACGACGGCTGACCGCCGCCGGACGCCGCCGTCCGCGCCCCGTACCGCCCGGTAGGCTGACCTCATGCTGAAGGTGGGTCTGACCGGCGGTATCGGCGCGGGCAAGAGCGAGGTGTCCCGGCTCCTCGCCTCGTACGGCGCGGTGGTCGTGGACGCCGACAAGATCGCGCGGGAGGTCGTCGAGCCCGGCACCCCCGGACTGGCCGCGGTCGTCGCCGAGTTCGGCCCGGAGATCCTCACGGAGGACGGCGACCTGGACCGGCCCCGGCTCGGCGGTGTCGTCTTCGCCGACCCGGAGCGCCTCAAGGCGCTCAACGCGATCGTGCACCCGCTCGTCGGCGCCCGTTCCGCCGAACTGGAGTCCGCCGCGGGCGAGGACGCCGTCGTCGTCCACGACGTCCCGCTGCTCGCCGAGAACGGACTCGCCCCGCTCTACGACCTGGTCGTCGTGGTCGACGCCGCCCCGGAGACCCAGCTCGACCGGCTCGTGCGGCGGCGCGGCATGTCGGAGGAGGAGGCGCGCTCCCGGATGGCCGCGCAGGCCGACAGGGAGCAGCGCAAGGCCGTCGCCGATCTGGTCATCGACAACGACGGCCCGATCGAGGCGCTGGAACCCCAGGTCAGGGCGGTGTGGGAAGAACTCCTGCGGCGCGAGCGGGCCACGCGCACCGCCGCCGGCTGAGCGGACCCCACGCGGCCGGGGCGGGCACCGGGGGCCGCGGTGGCCGCCGCGCGGGAATGACGGCCCCGGGGCCGGTGTTGTGGGAGACCGTACGGAGCTCGCCGCGGCCGCCGCGCCGCCGCCCGCTCCGGGAAGGAGAGACCGTGACCGCGCGCACCCCCGAGAACACCGTCATCCAGTACCGTGCCGCCGAGCAGCTGCTGGCCGCCCGCGACCCGCAGGGCGCCGTCAAGCTGCTGGACTCCGTCGTCACGGCCCACCCGGAGAACACCGCGGCCCGGCTGCTGCGCGCCCGTGCCTTCTTCCACGCCGCCCAGCTCCGCCCGGCCGAGCTGGAGTTCCAGGTCGTTCTGGAGCGCGAACCGGACAACGCCTTCGCGCACTTCGCGCTGGCCCGCACCCTGCAGCGCGCCGACCGCCCGGCCGAGGCCACCCGGCACTTCCGGCTCGCCGCGGCCCTCGACCCCCGGCCGGACTACCTCGCCGCCGCGGGCTTCGGCGGCTGACGCCGGCCTCGCCGCTGCGGGTGACGGCCACCGCTCCGGGGACACGGCCGGCCGGGTTTCACCGGCTGTCCTCGCCGCCCGCCCCGTCCGCGTCGGTGCGGTCGTAGACCAGGAGGCCGTCCTCGCGCAGGCGCGCTCCCGGGGTGGGCGGGTGCGCGGTGAGGCGGCCGTCGTGGGAGAGGTGCAGTACCGGCACGCCGCGGGCCAGCACGGCGAAGTCGGCGATCAGACGCCGGTGGCAGCGCCACCACACCGACTCACCGCACATCACCGCCGTGCGGGCGGCAGCCGCCTCGTGCAGCAGTTCGTCCATGGCGGCGAGGAAGTCCGGGTGGCGGGTGTGGCCCGCGTACCCCCGGAAGGACGCGTTCCGCCAGAAGGTGTCAGGGGAGCCGGGCGTGGTCCGGCGGAAGCCGCCGAGCCGGGGCTCCCAGCGGTAGCCGATGCCGACCTCGCCCGGCAGCCACACCGCGAGGGCGTCCCGGGCGACGTCCGGGTTGCGCCGGCTGCCGGGGGCCGTCCGTACGTCCACCACCTCCGTCACCCCGGCGCCGTGCAGCAGCTCGGTCAGCCGGTCGCGGCCGGCCGTGCCGTGACCGAACGTCAGCAGCGGCGCCGGGGCGCTCACAGCGGCCGGTCAGCCGGACTTGGCGACGGTCAGCAGGACGGCGGAGTCCTCGAGGGCCTCCAGACTGTGCCGGGCCTGCGGGATGACGAGCAGATCGCCGTCGCGGCCGTCCCAGTGCTCGTCGCCGCTGTGCAGCCGCACCCGGCCGCGGAGCACCTGGAGGGTGGCCTCGCCCGGGTTCTCGTGCTCCGAGAGGGAGTTGCCGGCGGTCAGGGCGACAATGGTCTGCCGCAGGACGTGTTCGTGACCACCGTAGAGGGTGTCGGCGCTGCGTCCGGCGGAGGAGTTGGCGGCGCGTGCCAGGTGTTCGCGGGCCTGTGCGTCGAGAGAGAGCTTCTGCATGGCCGTCAGTCTCGCATCGGTGACGGACAACGGGGCAGAGCGGGCCCCGGTGTCGGCTACGGTCGGGGGATGTCCGTATCCGCCGGGAAGTTCGACGCGGCGATGGAGGCGTGGCAGCGGTGGCAGGACAGCCCCGGGGGCCGGCTGCGCTACACCCTCGCCGAGGCCAATCTCGCCCGCCACACCGGGAGTCCGCCCCGTGCCGGAGGCCGGCCGCTGCGCGTGCTCGACCTGGCCGGGGCCGACGGCGGTGACGCGATCCGGCTGGCGCTGCGCGGACACCGCGTGACGATCGCCGACTTCACCCCCGCGATGCTCGCCCGCGCCCGGGAACGCGCCGCCGCGGCCGGTGTCGCGGCGCTGGTGGACACGGTCGAGGCGGACGTCCTGCGGCTCCCGGAGGAACGGACGCGTCCGGTGCACGACCTGGTCGTCTGCCACAACCTGCTGCAGTACCGGGAGGACGTCGAAGCCGTGCTGCGCGCGGCCCTCGCCCCGCTGCGGCCCGGTGGGCTGCTCTCCGTGATGGCGTTCAACCGGCACTCCGGGCCCTTCAACCTGGCGGTCCGGGAGCTGGACCCGGCCGCCGCGCTCGCCGCGCTGGACGTACGCCGGGACCGCACCCGGACGTTCGACACCGAGCTGGTCCTGCACACCGCGGAGGAGGTGGTCCCCGTCCTGGAGTCGCTCGGCTGTACGGACGTCCACCACTACGGCATCCGCAGCTTCTGCGACGTCATCGCCGACGACGAACGCAAGCGCGACCCGGCGTTCTACGCGGAACTGGAGCGGCTGGAGCTGGCGGTGACCGGCCGGCCGCCGTATCCCCATCTGGCGCGGATCTTCCAGCTCGTCACCCGGAAGCCTCCGGCCTGAGGAACCCGTTGCCGCCGGGAGAAGCGTGCGCACCTGGCAGGATGGCCGTTCGAGCGACGGACACACCAGGCGGGGGTGGCGGACATGGAAGACCGGTCCTGGAGCGGGGCGGTGGCGGTACGGGCCCGGATCCGGGGGTGCCTGCTGGGCGGTGCCGTCGGGGACGCGCTGGGCAATCCGGTGGAGTTCCTGTCCACGGACCGCATCCGCGCCGCGCACGGGCCGCACGGTCTGCGCGGCCTGGTGGCCGCCGGCCGCGGTGCGCCGGCCGGCACGGTCACCGACGACACCCAGATGACGCTCTTCACGGCCGAGGGCCTGATGCGGGCCCGTGAGCGGGTGGCCGCGGGGGGCGTCGCGGGCGTTGGTACCGAACTGGTGCGCGATGCCTATCTGCGCTGGCTGGACACCCAGCGCCACGACGGGCCGCCGGCCGCGGACGGGCTCACGCACCGTACCGGGAGGCTCCGCGAGGAGCGGTGGCTGTACGCGCGGCGCGCACCCGGCAACGCCTGCCTTACGGGTCTCGAACACGCGTATGCGCCCGACCCGGCCGCTGAGCTGCGCGGCGAGCCCGGCCCCGTCAACCCCGGGTCCAAGGGCTGCGGCACGGTGATGCGCTCCGCCCCCTTCGGCCTGACCGGCGCCGGGCCGCGCGCCTCCTTCGAACTGGCGGCCCGCTGCGCGCAGATCACCCACGGCCATCCGACCGGCTCCTACGCGGCCGGCGCCCTGGCGGCGATCGTCCACCATCTGTTGTACGGCGAGAGCCCGGAGGCCGCCGTGCTGCTGACGCTCCGCCTCCTCACCCGGTACCCGGGCCACGAGGAGACGACGGCCGCCCTCGGCGCCGCGCTCGATCTCGCGGCGGACCGCGGTGCCGCTCCGGGCCCGGAGCGGGTGGAGACACTCGGCGGCGGCTGGATCGCGGAGGAGGCGCTGGCCATCGCCGTGTACTGCGTGCTGGTCCACACCCCGGAGCGGGACGGGACCGGCGGTCCGGCGGCCGTCTCCGGGGAGGCGGTCCGCGAGGCCCTGCTGCTCTCCGTCAACCACTCGGGTGACAGCGACTCCACCGGCGCCGTCTGCGGCAACCTCCTCGGCGCCCACCACGGGGACCTGCGACTGCCGCAGGACTGGCTGGCGCGGGTCGAGGGGCGCGCCACCATCACTCTGCTCGCGGACGACTTCGCGGCGGGGTTCCACGCGGGGGACGAGACGTGAGGGACGGAAGCAGAAGGGAACGGAAGGCGCCGGAGGGCCTGGGGGCGGGGCGGTGCGGTACCCGGCCGTCCGCAGGGTGGCCGGGGTGTGCGGGTGTCCCTCCGAACTCCCTTGACCTCAAGCTTGGTTGATGTTTGAGAGTGGTGGTCGCCGGGACGCGAACGGCGTGTCCCGCACGGCTCCGGCCCCGCGACCACCACGGAGGAACGCCCATGACCACCGCGCACCCGCGCTCCGTCCCGCACCGGCCCGACATCGCCCGCCCCGACGCCGGCGCCCCCTTCTTCAGCACCTGGCGGGTCGGCACCCCGCAGCGGCAGCGGGCCGTCGTGGCGGCTATCGCCGCCACCTGGGCGGAGCGTCCCTGGCCCACCCGCGACCTGCTCGGCTACCACGTCTACACGGGCACCGACGGCGACACCCTGCTGCACCACTCGCAGTGGACGGACAAGGCCGCCTACCACGCCTTCGTCCGGACCCACCGGCAGGAGCGGAACGACGAGATCGACGCCGCTGTCCCCGGAATCGAACGGGTCGGCATCGCGGCGTACGAGCTGTACCGCAGCCGTTCGCTGCGCGATCCGGGCGCCGTGCCCGGCTGTGTCGTCGTCGTGGACGTGGAGTTCGACGGCCCGGACCGCGCCCGGCAACGCGCCTGGGTCGACACGGTGTTCGAAGCCCTGGACGGGGAACCGCGGCCCCGTCCGGGCGGCATCTCCGCGAACTTCTTCCTGAGCACGGATGGCACCCGGGTGCTCAACTACGCGGAGTGGACGAGCGAGGAGGCGCACGCCGACGCCCTCGCCGCGCCGGGTGACGGCGTGGGCTCCGCCACCGAGGGGTGGCGGCGGGTGCAGAGCTTCCCAGGGCTGCTGCACAGTGACGTCAAGCGCTACCGCTGGGCGTGGAGCGGCCTCCGGCCGTGAGACGGGCGCTCCGGGCCGGCCGCGGGAGGCGTCGGGGCGGAAGGGGCGGACGGCGCCGCAGCCGTAGTCGCAGTCGCAGTCGCAGCCGCAGCCGCCGGAGCCTTCGGGACTGCCGCACTTCCGCCCGGGGCCGCCTCCCTGCCCCGGAGCCGGCGCAGCATCCGGGCGTCCTGGAAGCCGGCGGCCCGGGCGGCGGCCTCCACGGTCGCGCCGCGGCCGATCAGGTGCTCGGCGCGTTCGACGCGCAGCCGCTGCTGGTAGCGGAGCGGCGTCAGTCCGGTCGCCGCTCCGAAGCGGCGGGTGAGGGTGCGTTCGCTGACGCCCGCGGCCGCGGCCAGCTCCGCCAGGGGCAGCGGCTCGGTGAACCGGGCGTCGATCACGTCCTGGGCCCGGTGGACCACGTCGCTGAGGTGGGCCCGGTACCGGAGCATGGCGCTGCTCTGCCGCTCGTCGCCGTTGCGGCGGGTGTGGACGACCATCGAGCGCGCCACCCGTGCGGCGGCGGCGGGCCCGTGCCGCACGGCCACCAGGTGGAGCGCCAGGTCGATGCCGCTGGCGATCCCGGCGGAGGTCACCACCCGCTCGTCGACGACGTAGAGCACGTCGCGCTCGACGGTGGCGCGCGGATGGCGCCGGGCCAGTTCGTCCTGGAGTTCGTGGTGCGTGGTGCAGCGGCGTCCGTCGAGCAGGCCCGCGCGCCCCAGCGCGTACGCCCCGGAGCACACGCTGGCCACGGTGCCGCCCGCCGCGTGGTGCGCGGCGAGGCGGCCGAGGACCGGGGCACTGAGGAATCCGGCGCCGCGTGCGGCCAGGGACGTGCGCCACCCCGGCACGAGGACGAGATCGTCCGCGCTCAGCTCCGGCCACGCGGTGCCGGCGTGCAGCGGCAGTCCCTGGGCCGTGGGGACGTCCTCCCGCTCGGCCACGTAGGCGAGCCGGTAGCCGTGGCCGAGGTCGGCGGCTGTGGAGAACACCTGTGCGGGGCCGGCGAGGTCCAGCAGATGCAGCCCCGGCACGAGCAGGAAGACGACACGGGTCACGATCCGGTCAGCTCCCGCCTGGTGCCGCGGCCGCCGGGGCGGCCGGTTCCGCGCCGGTCCCCGCCGTCAGTTCGGCCACGGTGCGCAGTGTCGCGAAGCGGCCGGCCAGCGCGTACTCGGTGCGGGTCATGATCTCGGCCGTCGTCAGGGTGCGGGGGTCGGCCAGGATCTCCGCGAGGGGGCGGCCGGGCCGCGCGTCACGGTGCTCGACCGGGGTCGTCGCGGTCGCGTCGATCGCGAAGGTCACCTCGTAGCCGAGGTCGGCGGCGAGCCGTGCCGTCGTCTCGCAGCACTGTTCGGTCCGGATGCCGCAGACCGTGAGGGCGCGGACGCCGCGCGTGGTGAGGAGCCGCTGCAGTGGGGTGGTGGTGAAGGCGTTGTGCGCGGTCTTGGTCAGCACGGGCTCCCCGGCCCCGGGTTCCAGACCCGGCATGAGTCGTACGTGCCCGAGTGCGGGGTCGAACACCGTGCCGGTGCCGGGTTCGCTGTGCAGGACCCAGACGACGTACTCGCCGCGCTCGCGGGCCGCGGCGACCAGCCGGGCGACCCGGCCGGCGACCTCGGGGTCGGACGCGGCCCGCCAGTCCGGCCGCTGCCGGAAGGACTCCTGGACGTCGATGACGAGCAGCGCGCTCGCGGCGGCGGCGGAGGAGGAGGGTGCGGGGGCGGTGGCGGACGTGGTGTGCGAGGCGTTCGCGGTGGTGTGGTCCATATCCCGACCCTGCTCCTCCGACGGCTCCCGCGACAGACACCATCATGCCTGCCGGCGGACCGATCCGGTCAGCCGGCCGGGTCGCGGTCGTCCTCCCGGCACACGTCCGTCCGGCTCGGCCGTCCGGGCACGGTGGCAGGGGCGGGGAAGATGGCCGTATGCGGATGGAAGCGATCACCTGGGACCGGCTGACGGATGCCCTCGCGGAGCGCGTCGCGGCGGCGGAGACCGGCCGGGACGGCAGCCCGTGGCTGCGGATCGCGATCGACGGCGCCCCCGCGGCGTCCCCCGGGGAGCCGGCGGCGCGGCTCGCCGGAGCCCTGCGCCTCCGCGGCCGCCCGGTGTGCGGTGTCTCCACCGAGGGTTTCCTGCGGCCCGCCTCGCTGCGGTACGAGTCCGGGCGCGAGGACCCCGACGCGTACTACGAGGGCCGGCTCGACACCGGCGCCCTCCGGCGGGAGGTCTTCGGGCCGCTGGACCCCGGCGGCAGCGGGCGGGTGCTGCCCGATCTGTGGGACCCGGAGACCGACCGGGCCACCCGCAGCCCGTACACCGAACTCCCGCCCGGCGGGGTACTGGTGCTGCACGGCCCGCTGCTGCTGGGGCACTGGTTCCCGTTCGACCTGACCGTCCACCTGCGGTTGTCGCCCGGCGCGCTGGAGCGGCGCACCCCCGCCGGGGAGCGGTGGACGCTGCCCGCCTTCGCGCGGTACGCGGACGAGGTGGGTCCGGAGGAGGCCGCGGATGTGGTCGTACGGGTGGACGATCCGCGCCGGCCGGCCTGGAACGGCGCCGATGGGCGGGGCCGCACACCCGGGGACGAGGCATAACCATCGGTAACCCAGTGTCGGTGAGCGCTCTTGACAGTGCGTCAGTAAGCCCTGATCGTGGCGGCCATGGTGTTCAGGGGTGTGCGGACGCGGCGTGGTGGCGGAGGGCGGCGGCGGGCCGGAGCGGTCGGAATCGTCCTCGGCGCCCTGATGACGGCCGGGCTGTACGGCCCGGACACGGCCGCGAGAGCCGCCGGGACGGAGAGCGCCGCCGGCACCGGGGCAGCGGCCGGCGACGGCGGACTCTGGTTCGACGGCCGCGCCGCCGCCGAGGTGACGCCGGACGGCACCCGGTTCACCGACGGGCACGGCCGGGAGGTCGTCCTGCGCGGCTTCAACGTCTCCGGCGAGACCAAGCTGCACGAGAACCGCGGTCTGCCCTTCGCGAACACCGCCGACGCCCGCGCCTCCGCCGAGGCGCTGCGGGATCTCACCGGCGCCAACACCGTTCGCTTCCTGCTCTCCTGGGCGTACGCCGAGCCCGAACCGGGCCGGGTCGACGAGGCGTACCTGGCCGCCGTCACCGCGCAGATGGGCGCCTTCCTCGACGCCGGCCTGCGCGTCTACCCCGACTTCCACCAGGACCTCTACTCCCGGTACCTGTTCCACGAGGACAGCTGGTACACCGGCGACGGCGCGCCCCGGTGGGCCGTCGAAGCCGGCGGCTACCCGCGGGAGTTCTGCGGCATCTGCGTCCACTGGGGGCAGAACATCACCCAGAACCGGGCCGTCATGGACGCGAGCCGCGACTTCTGGGACAACCGGGTCCTGGAGACGGAGGCCGGGCCCCTCGGCGTGCAGGACGCGTTCCTGGCCACCGCCGGGAAGACCATGGCGCACCTCAAGGAGCACCTCACCGGGGACCAGTTCGCGGGGATCGCCGGCTTCGACCCGTACAACGAGCCCCACGCCGGCACCTACGAGGACGGCGAGGACAGCCGGTCCTGGGAGCGGGACACCCTGGTGCCCTTCTACGACCGCTTCCGCGCCCGCATGGACGCCGCGGGCTGGCAGGACAAGCCGGCCTTCCTCGAACCGAACATGTTCTGGAACTCCAACATCGGCTTCCAGCACGAGGAGGGCGGCTTCCTGGACGCCGGGCGGCTCGGCCCCCGCTCCGTGT from the Streptomyces xinghaiensis S187 genome contains:
- a CDS encoding cellulase family glycosylhydrolase is translated as MVFRGVRTRRGGGGRRRAGAVGIVLGALMTAGLYGPDTAARAAGTESAAGTGAAAGDGGLWFDGRAAAEVTPDGTRFTDGHGREVVLRGFNVSGETKLHENRGLPFANTADARASAEALRDLTGANTVRFLLSWAYAEPEPGRVDEAYLAAVTAQMGAFLDAGLRVYPDFHQDLYSRYLFHEDSWYTGDGAPRWAVEAGGYPREFCGICVHWGQNITQNRAVMDASRDFWDNRVLETEAGPLGVQDAFLATAGKTMAHLKEHLTGDQFAGIAGFDPYNEPHAGTYEDGEDSRSWERDTLVPFYDRFRARMDAAGWQDKPAFLEPNMFWNSNIGFQHEEGGFLDAGRLGPRSVFNTHFYDQRAISGVLMPGKARDGQNLGDFEKVRERSAATGAPAVVSEFGHPLNGLTADKAPTVLKAMYQALDSRLPGRDWWRRAAESGPVLSAQQWQWDIYSGRHRELMNGNPGKVLTEGDAWNDEDLSAVERDASGEPVLRQDERLLDRLYPTAVSGRTLAFVYEDRSRDGDRTLTWNRIPDDLPHVAELTGSGRYGMLVWRSDAPDGGAGEAPTELHLPRGFDPERTVVVSDLGTAAGPPPYAADGRTARHPVATAPGAGGTDARRLLLSPPAAGEEDGGPGGRLHFALIAEGTAPAPPELREEARRELTGWAARAGFGG